The Nostoc sp. HK-01 genomic interval GAGAGAGCATATCGGTTGATTAGTGGTAAATCTGCAAGTGTTGGCCAAGAGGGAGCGTTAGCCTGTTGGCTGAATCCGGATCAACTTATCCAAAGCGGGAGGTGCAAGTGTTGTCTAGCACTGACATAGGGCAAAAAGTATCAACTACGTGACCCCCGCTTCTTTTCACCAGAGGCGGGGGTTATTTTTTTAGGAGTGAATCAACTTATGGAACCTCAACCACCTTTTGGGCAATCACAAATACTACAAAATTCAGTTGTAGTGTTCTCTAAAAACTACTTACCACTAGCACGTATCAACATCAAACGAGCGATGCCTGCGGCGGGCTACGCCAACGCGCTGTTAGTTACAGGTCAAGCAGAATCGTTGAATTTTGGTACTACAAAGCAGTGGGAAGTGCGTTCTCCTAGTGTCGTACTACAAGTACCAGAACACATCCGCTTGAGAGTTGGCAATCCCGAACGCCATTGGAAAGTACCGCCTGTAAACCGTCGTGAAGTATTGAGACGAGACAACCACACCTGCCAATACTGCGGTAGCACCAAGCATCTCACCCTTGACCATGTAATCCCCCGCTCAAAAGGTGGACAACATACCTGGGACAACGTTGTAACAGCTTGTGAACGGTGTAATTCCAGCAAGAGCGATCGCTTACCTCATGAAGCAGGAATGGTACTGAACACCAAGCCCAAAGCCCCAATTCACCCAGCAGTTGCATTTGCTGAACAATTTTGGAACGCACAACGCCTGAATGAAGCTGAGTAATTTACTCAAACCCAATCACAGAGGGCAATACAGCCATTAAGCAACCCTTGCCCTCTCAGTTCTCAAAAAAGTTTGTAGTACGCCCTTGACACTTTGTAATACATTATGTAGCATATATGTAGTAAAGCACTACAGCCCCTCAAAAAGGCATAGAGCAAACACTTCTGAACCTTGAAAACTTCATAGATTGCCACCCAACGTGGGGGTGTAGCTTAGTCTGGTTTAAAGCAGTCGCCTGTCGAGCTTCATAACATGGGTTCAAATCCCTTCATCCCCGCCTTGTAGCCTTGTGGACAAATAGACAAGTCGCTGTGCCTCTCAAGCACGGAGAAGCGGGTGCAACTCCCGTCGAGGCTTCCAAAAATGTCCAGGTCGCCTAATGGTAGGGTATTGGTCTGCAAAACCGACTGTGCGAGTTCAATTCTCGCCCTGGACTCCAAACGTTGCAGCGTCACCTAACGGCAAGGTACTCGGCTCATAACCGAGGATATGCGGGTTCAACTCCCGTCGCTGCTACCAAATGCACAGATGGTGTAACGGCAGCATTAGGGTCTCCAAAACCTTTGGTCAGGGTTCAAATCCAAGTCTTTGGCGTTGCTGTGTCCTAATCGAAAAAGCTTACATACTCGCCTAATGGTAAGGCAACTGTCTCTTAAACAGTCGTGAGCAGGTTCAATTCCTGTGTGTGAATCAATAGCTTTTTCAACTTACATGGCATACATGGTGCAGAAGCGAAGTAGTCGAGCGGCACGTCTTTCAAGCGTGTAATTAGCGGGTGCGAGTCCCGTCTGCACTACCAAATTTATGGGTCGGCTCACCTATTGGTGTAGGTAACGGTCTGTAAAACCGCCGCGAAAGAGTGTTGCTGGTTCAATTCCAGCCCGACCCATCACGGAGAGGTGGCTGAGTGGTTAAAAGCATCCTCCTGCTAAGAGGAAGCGGGTAGTTAATGCCCGTCGAGGGTTCAAATCCCTCCTTAGAACTCTTGCAAAAGTGTTTTGTGGTATGATAAAAGGCTTGGAAATTTTCGATTAAGAATTTGAAGAGCAGTGAAAATAGAGAAAGCTAAACAGCTTACTGCGAGAAAATTTAAGCGCATGACTGGAGTAAGCCGTAAAACCTTTGATTTTATGGTTGATGTAGTTAAAGCTGATGAAAAAAAGAAAAAGAAATCTGGTCGTCGTCCTAAATTAATTATTGAAGACCAAATTTTAATGGTTATTCAATATTGGAGAGAATACCGCACTTATTATCATATTGGATTAGATTGGGGACTTTCATAATCCGCAGTATGTCGAACAGTATATAAAATTGAAAACATTCTAATTAGTTCAAGAAAGTTTAGTCTACCAGGAAAGAAAGAACTATTAAAGATGCCATCACAAGAAGATTTAGTTGTGATGGATGTGACTGAAAGCCCAATTGAAAGACCAAAAAGAGGTCAAAAGAAATTTTTCAGTGGTAAAACCGGAGAACATACTTTAAAAACCCAATTAGTTATTCACCAAAAAAACAGTCAAATCATCTGTATAGGTCATGGTAAGTGAAGAATTCATGATTTTCGACTATTTAAAACCAGTGGTGTAAGGTTCGGTGAATTACTAAAAGTAATAGCGGATAAAGGGTATCAAGGGATTGCCAAAATTCATAAATTAAGTGAAACACCGATTAAGAAACCAAAAGGAAAAAAGTTAGCTAAAGAACAGAAGGAATATAACCGAGAACTGAATCGATTAAGAATCGTTGTCGAACACGTTAATCGTCGTCTAAAGATTTTCAATATTTTATCTAACCAATATCGTAATCGTCATCGCAGATTTGGTTTAAGGTCTAATTTGATTGCCGGAATCTACAATCATGAATTAGATTTAAAAGCTTAAATAAATCAGAATTAATCCTCTTAATTCAGCAAATAGATAATTGCTGAATTAGTTTGTAATATCAACTTTTTAAGTAAAAATTTCCCAGCAATAGCTAGTATTAAAAACTCTATAAATTGTGGCTATTTTTACTTTTCTAACGTAAAGAAAAATAACCCTTCATCATACCAGAAAATATTTATGCAAGAGTTCTCTTCTCCGCTTTATGAGAACGTGGTGTAACTGGATGAACACATCAGTCTACGAAACTGAAGAGTGAAGGTTCAAGTCCTTCCGTTCTCGCCTTATCCCCTGGTAGCTCAGTTTTGGTAGAGAGCGCTGGTCTGAAAAATCAGAGGTCGTCGGTTCGATTCCGACCTGGGGGACTGGCACATTACCCCATAGCTCAATGGCAGAGCAAGCGGCTGTTAACCGCGAGGTTGCAAGTTCGACTCTTGCTGGGGCAGCCATTTATTGGGAAGTAGGCAAACAGGCAAAGCCGTCGCACTTTGAATGCGAAGTTTGAGGGTTCGATTCCTTCCTTCCCAGCCTATACTCCTGTAGCCCAATTGGAAGAGGCGGCTGTCTCAAAAACAGTCTGTGTGTGGGTTCAAATCCCATCGGGAGTACCAACGGGGTGTGGCGCAACTTGGTAGCGCGGCAGCTTTGGGAGCTGAAGGTTGCTCTTTCAAATCCTGCCATCCCGACCTTTGCCCTTGTGACGTAATTGGAAACCGTCGCTCGTCTAGACCGAGTGTTTTGCAGGTTCGAGTCCTGTCAAGGGTACTGATGCTCCCGTGGCGAAATTGGTAAACGCTTCCGTTTGAGGGACGGAATTGTTACAGGTTCAACTCCTGTCGGGAGTACCAACTTGGGTCGTTGGCAGAGCGGGTATGCAGCCGCCTTTTAAGCGGACTTATCCAGGTTCAACCCCTGGGCGACCCACCTTGGGCTGTTAGCTCAGTTGGCAGAGCAACTGCCTCTTAAGCAGAAGTGCGTAGGTTCAACCCCTACACAGCCCACCAAATCAAACCCCTGTGACGCAATTGGCAGACGTAGCTCGCTTAAACCGGGTTTGTTGCAGGTTCAAGTCCTGTCAGGGGTACTCGCGGAGATAGAGCTATGGTGCGCTCTGGGGTTTCATAAGCCTTCACGTACCGGGTTCAAATCCCGGCTCCGCTACCAAATGCTGGTGTAGCTCAATCTGGCAGAGCAACTGACTTGTAATCAGTAGGTTGCTCTTTCAATTCCTGTCACCAGCTTGACTAATGCGATCGTGGTGTAAAGGCAGCATCAGAGTCTTCCAAACTCACGGTACGAGTTCGAGTCTCGTCGATCGCTCTTTTCTTTTAGCCCTGTAGCTCAATGGTGGAGCAACTGTCCTACAAACAGAGGGTTACAGGTTCAAATCCTGTCAGGGCTACCAATTTATGGGAGTGTCGCTTAATGGATAAGGCATCGATCTTCTAAATCGACCGATGTAGGTTCAAGTCTTACCACTCCTGCTGTATGGGGTCATAGCTCAACTGGCTAGAGCGTCCGCCTTGCAAGCGGAAGGTTAGGGGTTCAAATCCCCTTGATTCCACTGTGGTGTCTGAAGCCAAAGCGGTCGCGGCGCTGGTTTGTGGAACCAGTCATTAGGGAGTTCAAGCCTCCTCAGACACCCCTTAAAGGAAGATGCCGCTCTCCGGGTCGGCAACTGGTCTTGAAAACCAGGGTACAGGTAACTGTAGGGGTTCGATTCCTCCATCTTCCGCCTTCCACCTGAAGCCGAAAAGTGAGGCACTGTGCTGATAACACAGTTAGAGGAGGGGCAGTACCTCCCTGGTGGACTTATTGAGAACGGTAGCAAAGTTTAGTTACCCTGTCCAATCCACTCACGCCCTGCTTTCTCCGCAGCTTCGGGCGTATAGTAAAGTTTGCGCGTAACCATTCACTGCACCACCAGAACTAATCAACCGGAACTGCCAGCAATCAGCCTCTGTGTAAAATACCAATAGAGTAACGTTATGAATGCCAACAACTAAGTAAATCTTGGTGGTAGTCATTAGTGGTAGCTCAAACTCTACCCTTGTTTTATCAAACTCTCCTTAAAGGAGAAGTAATCGGTGAATAGGCGATCGCATAGGGTAAGCTATATATAAGTTATGCTGCAAATTAAGAATAAAATCATCATCCCCGATAGCGAACTCGAAATTAGCGCGATTCGTTCTCAAGGAGCCGGGGGTCAAAACGTCAACAAAGTTGCTACAGCCATTCACTTACGCTTTGACATTGAAGCTTCATCACTACCCGCTTTCTATAAACAGCAACTTCTCAAGCTCAACGACCGACGCATCACCCAGGATGGGGTTGTTGTCATCAAAGCTCAAGAACACCGTAGCCAAGAACAAAATCGCGAAGAAGCTTTGCAACGACTCAAACAACTCATACTTAGCGCAGTCGTACTGCCCCAAATCCGCAAACCCACCAAACCAACTCGCAGTTCTCAAAAAAAACGTCTTGACAGTAAAACTAAGCGTAGTCAAATTAAGTCAATGAGAAGGCAGGTAATTGATTAAAATCTGATGCTGCCAGAGAAAAGTGCTGAGGGCGATCGCTCCTTTTTCCTCTACGAAATTGCAGACATCCAGCGATCGCAGCGCAGCTACATAACTGCTGTAGATAATAACCCCGACATATTCAACACTCGTTCTGACCAAGTAGCCGCAGCCGCAGCCAAGGATGCAGTTTCGGTCGGACTATCGTAAATATTTACCCAATTTTGCTGCCAATCTTCTAGCAATTTTTGGAGTTGGGTTAATTCAGTATTATTGCTCTGGCTTTCTTGTTGTAACAAATTTACGTATAGTAGGTTTTCCAAAAGCAACACTGGCACTAATTCACGGCTGGCATTCTTTTGACACCAGGATTTAAGACGTGCCAAAGAAGCTGCCAGTTCTCCCAACTGCTGTGGATGGGGTTGACCTAAAAAACTTGCTTCAATTGCGCTCCAGTTCGGTATCATAATCCTCCTAGTAATTGCAGGGTAATCTGAGTAACTCGCTCTCTAATATCGGGGGATTCAATGATCATAGTACGATTGTTTTGGCTGGGGCGAATGTTAATAATCGATTCAAACACCATTTCTTGGGTGTAAGGACACCAATCTGCACCCCAAAGATTTTTTTGTTTACTACCATCTTTCAACAATTCTTGCTCACATTCATAGTGACGCTCCGCACCACCAGCCAAAATTTCACGCTCGATATCCACTACTATTTTGATAAATACTCCCCAGGTTTTGAGCATTTCGTCAATCTGCTGTTTCGTAGCACGTTCACGTATCACTTGAATCAATGTACTAGCACCCTATCATTGATTTTAAGTATTATTCATTACCTATAACCCAAGGTTGATTTTGTTGAATCAACTGGTTAATTACTTCTGGTTTTATCGGACTGTAATAGCAGTAGATGACAGCACTATGCACTGGTGCAGTTTCGCATGACTGCATATTGCCATTACCAACTAAAACCATTTTTTGAGGTACAAATACCTCATAGCTAACCAACTTCCATTCATGTTCAGGATTGTTTTTGTAACCAGCAGTCCACACAATAGTCTCAATCTCAGCGATCGCATCATCGACTCCACCACAAATTTCCATTCCACCCGTAAGTTCATATCCTGGTGCATTGAAACTAGGAAAAGTCTGGATGGATGTTAAAAGCGTGTCGCCTCTCAACTCGTTGAATTGTTCTAATTCCTGTAAATTCATCTGTTGTCTCCAAAACTTGTTTGTTCTCCAGGAAAAATACACCAGTATCCACCACCAACGGCTGGGTGTTGTCTTTTTAGTGTTTTACCTATCTTTTTGGCAATCTTATAACAGTCAGTAACAGTATTAGCCCAGTGAGCATCTCCTAGTTTTGCTGCCTCA includes:
- a CDS encoding transposase yields the protein MPSQEDLVVMDVTESPIERPKRGQKKFFSGKTGEHTLKTQLVIHQKNSQIICIGHGK